The proteins below are encoded in one region of Tomitella fengzijianii:
- a CDS encoding MbtH family protein produces the protein MSASHGQGPAANPFDDEDSGFLVLVNDEGQHSLWPVFAPVPDGWSVRLGESSRQDAVDFVDRNWTDMRPVSLVHAMDGSPGAPDGERSR, from the coding sequence ATGAGCGCATCACACGGACAGGGTCCCGCCGCGAACCCCTTCGACGACGAGGATTCCGGCTTCCTGGTGCTCGTCAACGACGAGGGGCAGCATTCCCTGTGGCCGGTGTTCGCGCCGGTCCCCGACGGCTGGTCCGTCCGCCTCGGCGAGTCGTCGCGGCAGGACGCCGTGGACTTCGTGGATCGGAACTGGACCGACATGCGGCCGGTCAGCCTGGTGCATGCGATGGACGGATCGCCCGGAGCCCCGGATGGGGAGCGGTCGCGATGA
- a CDS encoding ATP-binding cassette domain-containing protein, whose product MTDLAVEIRGLVKQFGPGGRRRAGAVRALDGIDLAIPAGTITAVLGPNGAGKTTAVRILSTLLRPDAGTVLLDGVDVVASPGRVRRRIGLSGQYAAVDGNLTGFENLRMIGRLYGLPRRAAAARARELLGRFSLDDAADRPSSGYSGGMRRRLDLAGALVARPAVVVLDEPTTGLDPRGRREMWEVVEALVTDGTTVLLTTQYLEEADRLADAITVIDRGTVIARGTADELKAQVGGDLVTVEVGGQDEVPTAVRALAAVGDGDPQVDGRAVSVRARDGGRSLAAAVSRLTVDGVRVEDASLRETSLDEFFLAVTGREAAGADATAGVS is encoded by the coding sequence ATGACGGACCTCGCGGTCGAAATCAGAGGTCTGGTCAAGCAGTTCGGCCCGGGCGGCCGGCGCCGGGCGGGCGCCGTCCGCGCGCTCGACGGCATCGACCTGGCGATCCCGGCGGGCACGATCACGGCAGTGCTGGGGCCGAACGGCGCCGGAAAGACCACGGCCGTGCGCATCCTGAGCACGCTGCTGCGCCCGGACGCGGGCACGGTGCTGCTGGACGGCGTGGACGTCGTCGCGTCGCCCGGCCGCGTCCGGCGCAGGATCGGGCTGTCGGGGCAGTACGCCGCCGTCGACGGCAACCTCACCGGCTTCGAGAACCTGCGGATGATCGGCCGGTTGTACGGATTGCCGCGCCGGGCCGCCGCTGCCCGTGCCCGCGAACTGCTCGGCCGGTTCTCCCTGGACGACGCAGCGGACAGGCCGTCGTCCGGATACTCGGGCGGTATGCGGCGCCGCCTCGACCTGGCGGGCGCGCTCGTCGCCCGCCCCGCCGTCGTGGTCCTCGACGAGCCGACCACCGGCCTCGACCCGCGCGGGCGGAGGGAGATGTGGGAGGTCGTCGAGGCGCTCGTCACCGACGGCACGACCGTTCTGCTGACCACGCAGTACCTGGAGGAGGCGGATCGGCTCGCCGATGCGATCACCGTCATCGACCGGGGCACGGTGATCGCCCGCGGGACCGCGGACGAGCTCAAGGCGCAGGTCGGCGGTGACCTGGTGACGGTCGAGGTCGGCGGGCAGGACGAGGTGCCGACCGCGGTCCGTGCGCTGGCCGCTGTCGGCGACGGGGACCCGCAGGTGGACGGCCGCGCCGTGTCCGTGCGCGCCCGGGACGGCGGCCGATCGCTCGCCGCGGCGGTATCACGGCTCACCGTCGACGGGGTGCGGGTCGAGGACGCCTCGCTGCGGGAGACGAGCCTGGACGAGTTCTTCCTGGCGGTGACCGGGCGGGAAGCCGCCGGTGCCGACGCGACGGCGGGGGTGTCGTGA
- a CDS encoding ABC transporter permease: MRAAEGRRTRRAFTDSAVIAFRNLLTIKRVPTLLVSATVQPLMFVALFAYVFGASLGGGEYREFLMAGIFTQTVVFNAAFTTVGLAGDLQSGLIDRFRSLPMSRLAVVLGRTVSDFVVNVISVVVMVGCGYLIGWRITGGVGDALAAFGILALFAFAMSWVGVFTGLVARNVEVAQSVGFLWMFPFTFISSAFISAQSLPGPLRVLAEWNPITAVATAGRRLFGNPAPPDFPVATGWAAEHAPLYALVCAAVIIVVFGTLSLLSHRRVARA; encoded by the coding sequence CTGCGCGCGGCGGAGGGTCGCCGGACGCGCCGGGCGTTCACCGACAGCGCGGTCATCGCCTTCCGGAACCTTCTGACGATCAAGCGGGTCCCCACCCTCCTCGTCAGCGCGACAGTGCAGCCGCTGATGTTCGTCGCGCTGTTCGCCTACGTGTTCGGCGCATCGCTCGGGGGCGGCGAGTACCGGGAGTTCCTGATGGCCGGGATCTTCACCCAGACGGTGGTGTTCAACGCCGCGTTCACCACGGTGGGGTTGGCCGGCGACCTGCAGTCCGGTCTGATCGACCGGTTCCGGTCTCTGCCGATGTCGCGCCTGGCGGTGGTGCTGGGCCGGACGGTCTCGGACTTCGTCGTCAACGTGATCAGCGTGGTCGTCATGGTCGGCTGCGGGTACCTGATCGGCTGGCGGATCACCGGCGGGGTCGGCGACGCGCTGGCCGCCTTCGGGATCCTGGCGCTGTTCGCGTTCGCCATGTCGTGGGTGGGCGTGTTCACGGGGCTCGTGGCACGGAACGTCGAGGTGGCGCAGAGCGTGGGATTCCTGTGGATGTTCCCGTTCACCTTCATCTCGTCGGCCTTCATCTCCGCGCAGAGCCTGCCCGGCCCGCTGCGCGTGCTCGCCGAGTGGAACCCGATCACGGCGGTCGCCACCGCCGGCCGCCGGCTGTTCGGCAATCCGGCGCCGCCGGACTTCCCGGTTGCGACGGGCTGGGCGGCCGAGCACGCCCCGCTGTACGCGCTGGTGTGCGCGGCGGTGATCATCGTCGTCTTCGGTACCCTTTCGTTGCTGTCGCATCGCCGGGTCGCGCGCGCCTGA
- the rpsL gene encoding 30S ribosomal protein S12 encodes MPTIQQLVRKGRHDKAVGGKTTALKGSPQRRGVCTRVYTTTPKKPNSALRKVARVRLTTAVEVTAYIPGEGHNLQEHSMVLVRGGRVKDLPGVRYKIIRGSLDTQGVKGRKQARSRYGAKKEKS; translated from the coding sequence ATGCCAACCATTCAGCAGCTGGTCCGCAAGGGCCGCCACGACAAAGCGGTGGGGGGTAAGACCACTGCGCTCAAGGGGAGCCCCCAGCGCCGTGGCGTCTGCACCCGCGTCTACACGACCACGCCGAAGAAGCCGAACTCCGCTCTTCGCAAGGTGGCACGTGTGCGCCTGACCACCGCCGTCGAGGTCACCGCCTACATCCCGGGCGAGGGCCACAACCTCCAGGAGCACTCGATGGTCCTGGTCCGCGGCGGTCGTGTGAAGGACCTGCCGGGCGTGCGCTACAAGATCATCCGCGGCTCCCTCGACACCCAGGGTGTCAAGGGTCGCAAGCAGGCACGCAGCCGCTACGGCGCCAAGAAGGAGAAGAGCTAA
- the rpsG gene encoding 30S ribosomal protein S7, producing MPRKGPAPKRQLVNDPVYGSPLVSQLVNKILKDGKKSTAERIVYQALEQTREKTGTDPVVTLKRALDNVKPALEVRSRRVGGATYQVPVEVRPGRSTTLAMRWLVTFARQRREKTMVERLANEILDASNGLGAAVKRREDTHKMAEANKAFAHYRW from the coding sequence ATGCCTCGTAAGGGTCCCGCCCCGAAGCGTCAGCTGGTCAACGACCCGGTCTACGGATCGCCTCTCGTGTCGCAGCTGGTCAACAAGATCCTCAAGGACGGCAAGAAGTCCACCGCCGAGCGCATCGTCTACCAGGCGCTCGAGCAGACGCGCGAGAAGACCGGCACCGATCCGGTCGTCACTCTCAAGCGCGCGCTCGACAACGTCAAGCCCGCACTCGAGGTGCGCAGCCGCCGCGTCGGTGGCGCCACCTACCAGGTGCCGGTGGAGGTCCGTCCGGGCCGCTCGACCACGCTGGCGATGCGCTGGCTGGTGACCTTCGCGCGTCAGCGACGCGAGAAGACGATGGTCGAGCGTCTGGCCAACGAGATCCTCGACGCCAGCAACGGACTGGGCGCGGCGGTCAAGCGGCGTGAGGACACGCACAAGATGGCCGAGGCCAACAAGGCGTTCGCGCACTACCGCTGGTGA
- the fusA gene encoding elongation factor G: MAQDVLTDLKKVRNIGIMAHIDAGKTTTTERILYYTGINYKIGETHDGGATMDWMEQEQERGITITSAATTCFWKDTQINIIDTPGHVDFTVEVERSLRVLDGAVAVFDGKEGVEPQSEQVWRQAEKYDVPRICFVNKMDKLGADFFFTVRTIEERLGATPLVLQVPIGAEDHFDGVVDLVEMKALTWRGTVAPGTEPVVEEIPADLQETVDEYREKLLEAVAETDEALMEKYFGGDELTVEEIKGAIRKVTIASEQYPVLCGTAFKNKGIEPMLDAVLDYLPTPVDVEAVQGHAVDNPEEVLVRHPSKDEPFAGLAFKVAAHPFFGKLTYVRVYSGHIASGTQVINSTKGKKERIGKLFQMHSNKENAIDEAQAGHIYAFIGLKDVTTGDTLCDPANPIILESMSFPEPVIEVAIEPKTKSDQEKLGTAIQRLVDEDPTFKVHLDDETGQTVIGGMGELHLDVFVDRMRREFKVEANIGKPQVAYRETIRKTVEKYDYTHKKQTGGSGQFAKVIIKLEPWEGEEGETYSFESKVTGGRVPREYIPSVDAGIQDAMQYGVLAGYPMVNVKATLLDGAYHEVDSSEMAFKVAGSMAFKEAAPKAKAVILEPLMAVEVITPEDYMGEVIGDLNSRRGQIQAMEERSGARVVKATVPLSEMFGYVGDLRSKTQGRANYTMVFDSYAEVPANVAKEIVAKAHGE, from the coding sequence GTGGCACAGGACGTGCTAACCGACCTCAAGAAGGTCCGCAATATCGGCATCATGGCGCACATCGATGCCGGCAAGACCACGACCACCGAGCGCATCCTCTACTACACCGGTATCAACTACAAGATCGGTGAGACGCACGACGGTGGCGCCACGATGGACTGGATGGAGCAGGAGCAGGAGCGGGGGATCACGATCACCTCCGCCGCCACCACCTGTTTCTGGAAAGACACCCAGATCAACATCATCGACACGCCGGGTCACGTCGACTTCACCGTCGAGGTGGAGCGTTCGCTGCGCGTGCTCGACGGCGCCGTCGCGGTGTTCGACGGCAAGGAGGGTGTCGAGCCGCAGTCCGAGCAGGTCTGGCGCCAGGCCGAGAAGTACGACGTCCCCCGCATCTGCTTCGTCAACAAGATGGACAAGCTGGGCGCGGACTTCTTCTTCACGGTGCGCACCATCGAGGAGCGCCTCGGCGCGACGCCGCTGGTCCTGCAGGTGCCGATCGGTGCCGAGGACCACTTCGACGGTGTCGTCGACCTCGTCGAGATGAAGGCGCTCACCTGGCGCGGCACCGTGGCGCCGGGCACCGAGCCCGTCGTCGAGGAGATCCCCGCGGACCTCCAGGAGACGGTCGACGAGTACCGGGAGAAGCTCCTCGAGGCGGTCGCGGAGACCGACGAGGCCCTGATGGAGAAGTACTTCGGCGGCGACGAGCTCACCGTCGAGGAGATCAAGGGCGCCATCCGCAAGGTCACCATCGCCAGCGAGCAGTACCCGGTGCTGTGCGGCACGGCGTTCAAGAACAAGGGCATCGAGCCGATGCTCGACGCGGTCCTCGACTACCTGCCGACCCCGGTGGACGTCGAGGCGGTGCAGGGCCACGCGGTGGACAACCCCGAAGAGGTCCTCGTACGGCACCCGTCCAAGGACGAGCCGTTCGCGGGTCTCGCGTTCAAGGTCGCGGCGCACCCGTTCTTCGGCAAGCTCACCTACGTGCGCGTCTACTCGGGCCACATCGCCTCCGGCACCCAGGTCATCAACTCGACCAAGGGCAAGAAGGAGCGCATCGGCAAGCTCTTCCAGATGCACTCCAACAAGGAGAACGCCATCGATGAGGCCCAGGCCGGCCACATCTACGCGTTCATCGGGCTCAAGGACGTCACCACCGGTGACACGCTCTGCGATCCGGCCAACCCGATCATCCTCGAGTCGATGTCCTTCCCGGAGCCGGTCATCGAGGTGGCCATCGAGCCCAAGACCAAGTCCGACCAGGAGAAGCTCGGCACCGCGATCCAGCGGCTCGTCGACGAGGACCCCACCTTCAAGGTGCACCTCGACGACGAGACCGGCCAGACCGTCATCGGCGGTATGGGCGAGCTGCACCTGGACGTGTTCGTCGACCGCATGCGGCGCGAGTTCAAGGTCGAGGCCAACATCGGCAAGCCGCAGGTGGCCTACCGCGAGACCATCCGCAAGACCGTGGAGAAGTACGACTACACCCACAAGAAGCAGACGGGCGGCTCGGGCCAGTTCGCGAAGGTCATCATCAAGCTGGAGCCCTGGGAGGGCGAGGAAGGCGAGACCTACTCCTTCGAGAGCAAGGTGACCGGCGGTCGCGTGCCGCGCGAGTACATCCCGTCGGTCGATGCCGGCATCCAGGACGCCATGCAGTACGGTGTGCTGGCCGGGTACCCCATGGTCAACGTCAAGGCAACGCTGCTCGACGGCGCCTACCACGAGGTGGACTCCTCGGAGATGGCGTTCAAGGTCGCCGGGTCGATGGCCTTCAAGGAGGCCGCGCCGAAGGCCAAGGCGGTCATCCTCGAACCGCTGATGGCGGTCGAGGTCATCACGCCCGAGGACTACATGGGCGAGGTGATCGGTGACCTGAACTCCCGCCGTGGCCAGATCCAGGCCATGGAGGAACGCAGCGGTGCCAGGGTCGTCAAGGCCACGGTTCCGTTGTCGGAGATGTTCGGCTACGTCGGAGACCTTCGGTCGAAGACACAGGGCCGAGCGAACTACACCATGGTGTTCGACTCCTACGCCGAGGTTCCCGCGAACGTCGCCAAGGAGATCGTCGCGAAGGCGCACGGAGAGTAA
- the tuf gene encoding elongation factor Tu: MAKAKFERTKPHVNIGTIGHVDHGKTTTTAAITKVLADAFPDLNEPSAFDTIDKAPEEKARGITINISHVEYQTDKRHYAHVDAPGHADYIKNMITGAAQMDGAILVVAATDGPMPQTREHVLLARQVGVPYILVALNKADMVDDEEILELVEMEVRELLASQDFDEDAPIIPISALKALEGDEKWTQSVLDLMKAVDDSIPDPVRDTEHPFLMPVEDVFTITGRGTVVTGRIERGVVNVNEDVELIGIKPESTKTTVTGIEMFRKLLDQGQAGDNVGLLVRGIKREDVERGQVVIKPGAYTPHTEFEGQAYILSKDEGGRHTPFFNNYRPQFYFRTTDVTGVVELPEGTEMVMPGDNTDMSVKLIQPVAMDEGLRFAIREGGRTVGAGRVTKIIK, from the coding sequence GTGGCGAAGGCGAAGTTCGAGCGGACGAAGCCGCACGTCAACATCGGGACCATCGGTCACGTTGACCACGGCAAGACCACCACCACCGCTGCCATCACCAAGGTGCTCGCGGATGCGTTCCCCGACCTCAACGAGCCGTCGGCGTTCGACACGATCGACAAGGCGCCCGAGGAGAAGGCTCGTGGCATCACGATCAACATCTCCCACGTCGAGTACCAGACCGACAAGCGCCACTACGCGCACGTCGACGCCCCCGGTCACGCGGACTACATCAAGAACATGATCACCGGTGCCGCCCAGATGGACGGCGCGATCCTGGTCGTGGCCGCCACCGACGGCCCGATGCCGCAGACGCGTGAGCACGTGCTGCTCGCCCGTCAGGTCGGCGTGCCCTACATCCTGGTCGCCCTGAACAAGGCCGACATGGTCGACGACGAGGAGATCCTCGAGCTCGTCGAGATGGAGGTCCGCGAGCTGCTGGCCAGCCAGGACTTCGACGAGGACGCGCCGATCATCCCGATCTCCGCGCTCAAGGCGCTCGAGGGCGACGAGAAGTGGACGCAGTCCGTCCTCGACCTGATGAAGGCCGTCGACGATTCCATCCCGGACCCGGTGCGCGACACCGAGCACCCGTTCCTGATGCCCGTCGAGGACGTCTTCACGATCACGGGCCGCGGCACGGTCGTCACCGGCCGCATCGAGCGTGGCGTGGTCAACGTCAACGAGGACGTCGAGCTCATCGGCATCAAGCCCGAGTCCACCAAGACCACGGTCACGGGCATCGAGATGTTCCGCAAGCTGCTCGACCAGGGCCAGGCGGGCGACAATGTGGGCCTGCTGGTGCGCGGCATCAAGCGTGAGGACGTCGAGCGCGGCCAGGTCGTCATCAAGCCGGGCGCCTACACCCCGCACACCGAGTTCGAGGGCCAGGCCTACATCCTGTCCAAGGACGAGGGCGGCCGTCACACGCCGTTCTTCAACAACTACCGCCCGCAGTTCTACTTCCGCACCACCGACGTCACCGGCGTCGTGGAGCTGCCGGAGGGCACCGAGATGGTCATGCCCGGTGACAACACCGACATGTCCGTCAAGCTGATCCAGCCGGTCGCCATGGACGAGGGCCTGCGCTTCGCGATCCGCGAGGGTGGCCGCACCGTGGGTGCCGGCCGCGTCACGAAGATCATCAAGTGA
- a CDS encoding DUF6286 domain-containing protein has translation MTTTAPAGSGAGAAPEPRAAPAAAVTMVLVGIGLLAAGVVALRELLIYHGILASAPWLAPATTWISGLTWRTWMYYAAPTSVVVGVVALVAAFRPRRRTHIRTAADPPVWLSETAVARACSARAQQVTAVDSARTTATRRRVQVTVTVPERPGDPPPGDTALAELVRERVEPFTRTLHPTPIPRVRIVRVLPTQNRPGSGRVR, from the coding sequence ATGACGACCACGGCCCCGGCCGGCTCCGGGGCGGGCGCCGCGCCGGAACCGCGCGCGGCGCCCGCAGCCGCGGTGACGATGGTGCTCGTCGGCATCGGCCTCCTCGCCGCCGGCGTCGTCGCCCTGCGCGAACTGCTCATCTACCACGGGATCTTGGCCAGCGCCCCGTGGCTGGCCCCGGCGACCACCTGGATCTCCGGCCTGACGTGGCGGACCTGGATGTACTACGCGGCACCCACGTCCGTCGTCGTCGGTGTCGTCGCGTTGGTGGCCGCGTTCCGCCCCCGTCGGCGCACGCACATCCGCACGGCCGCCGATCCCCCGGTGTGGCTGTCGGAGACGGCCGTCGCCCGAGCCTGCAGCGCGCGGGCGCAGCAGGTGACCGCCGTGGACTCCGCACGGACCACCGCGACCCGCCGCCGCGTCCAGGTGACGGTCACCGTGCCCGAGCGCCCCGGGGACCCTCCGCCCGGAGACACCGCGCTCGCGGAGCTCGTCCGCGAGCGTGTCGAGCCGTTCACCCGCACGCTGCACCCGACGCCCATTCCGCGGGTCCGCATCGTCCGGGTCCTGCCCACGCAGAACCGCCCCGGAAGCGGGCGGGTACGGTGA
- a CDS encoding Asp23/Gls24 family envelope stress response protein, with protein MAEPRTTTEATHSAPADGTPADDGGPGSRGTLVIRDRVVSRIACAEVLAVDGVVRSSEGLDRVRGRGLPRALAVIDGAEAAVAVRIATRWPVSLPSLTESVQTRVADRIEELTGLHVRQVDVTVERIAPSVPAGEAIARRVT; from the coding sequence GTGGCTGAGCCCCGGACCACGACGGAGGCAACGCACAGCGCGCCCGCCGACGGCACACCGGCCGACGACGGGGGGCCCGGCTCCCGCGGCACCCTCGTCATCCGCGACCGCGTCGTCTCGCGCATCGCGTGCGCCGAGGTGCTCGCCGTCGACGGCGTCGTCCGGTCGTCCGAGGGGCTCGACCGGGTCCGCGGCCGCGGCCTGCCGCGCGCGCTCGCCGTGATCGACGGCGCCGAGGCCGCCGTGGCGGTACGGATAGCCACCCGGTGGCCGGTCTCCCTGCCGTCGCTCACGGAGTCCGTACAGACCCGGGTCGCCGACCGCATCGAGGAGCTGACGGGCCTGCACGTCCGCCAGGTCGATGTCACCGTCGAGCGGATCGCACCTTCGGTCCCGGCGGGCGAGGCCATCGCCCGCCGCGTGACATGA
- a CDS encoding DUF2273 domain-containing protein — MSMAAVGLIAGILLVIAGTTGGLLGFVFAVLLGAVGLALGAHHDGAIDLAGLLRSRGRG, encoded by the coding sequence ATGAGCATGGCAGCGGTCGGCCTCATCGCCGGCATCCTCCTCGTCATCGCGGGCACCACGGGCGGCCTGCTCGGGTTCGTCTTCGCGGTGCTGCTGGGCGCGGTGGGGCTCGCGCTCGGCGCACACCACGACGGCGCCATCGATCTCGCCGGACTGCTCCGGAGCAGGGGCCGTGGCTGA
- a CDS encoding Asp23/Gls24 family envelope stress response protein, whose amino-acid sequence MATPASSAQPGSTGPERGPRPLAAAPQAGSASTQLVTDQGRTILTDTVVSKIAGTATRQVDGVHALGGGTARAVEALRGRIPGARVNHSQGVAVEVGERQAAIDIGIVADYGVPIYDLGAAIRRNVIDAVERMTGLEVVEVNVTVYDVHLPSEDEVSDAEYPSRVQ is encoded by the coding sequence ATGGCGACACCCGCTTCCTCCGCCCAGCCCGGCAGCACCGGCCCGGAGCGCGGACCACGGCCCCTGGCCGCAGCACCGCAGGCGGGCTCCGCATCGACGCAGCTGGTGACCGACCAGGGCCGCACCATCCTCACCGACACCGTGGTGTCCAAGATCGCGGGCACCGCCACCCGGCAGGTGGACGGCGTGCACGCGCTGGGCGGCGGTACCGCACGCGCGGTCGAGGCGCTGCGCGGGCGGATCCCCGGCGCCCGCGTCAACCACTCGCAGGGTGTGGCCGTCGAGGTGGGCGAACGCCAGGCGGCCATCGACATCGGCATCGTCGCGGATTACGGGGTGCCCATCTACGACCTGGGCGCCGCGATCCGCCGCAACGTGATCGACGCGGTCGAGCGGATGACCGGACTGGAGGTCGTCGAGGTCAACGTCACCGTCTACGACGTCCATCTGCCCTCCGAGGACGAAGTCTCCGACGCCGAGTACCCGTCGCGCGTCCAGTGA
- a CDS encoding CaiB/BaiF CoA transferase family protein, translating to MNPTRNTTSDPADHAAATDSTTRSGPLHGVRVVELAGIGPGPHAAMLLADLGADVVRVDRAGADPSGDQLQRGRRAVTANLKDAADVEKVLHLIERADVLIEGFRPGVTERMGLGPDECLARNPRLVYGRMTGWGQDGPMAQRAGHDMNYISLTGVLHAIGRPGERPVPPLNLVGDFGGGSMFLVFGILAAMHEATVSGRGQVVDAAMIDGSTLLAQMMWSWRGRGMWSDERGANLLDGGAPFYDTYECADGGYFAVGAIEPQFFARLLDGLGIDPDSVPPQQDRKRWPELRATLVDAFATKTRDEWAAVFDGTDACATPVLSFGEAAGDPHVAARGILADLDGVVQPMPAPRFSRTPAPVPSAPPREYTDIDTVWA from the coding sequence GTGAACCCGACCCGGAACACGACCTCCGACCCCGCCGACCACGCAGCCGCCACAGACTCCACTACGCGGAGCGGCCCGCTGCACGGCGTGCGCGTGGTCGAGTTGGCGGGGATCGGCCCCGGCCCGCACGCGGCCATGCTCCTGGCCGACCTCGGCGCCGACGTCGTCCGCGTCGACCGTGCCGGCGCCGATCCGTCCGGCGATCAGCTGCAACGAGGCCGCCGTGCGGTGACCGCGAACCTCAAGGACGCCGCCGACGTGGAGAAGGTGCTGCACCTGATCGAGCGGGCGGACGTCCTCATCGAGGGCTTCCGCCCCGGGGTCACGGAACGGATGGGCCTGGGCCCCGACGAGTGCCTGGCCCGCAACCCGCGGCTCGTCTACGGGCGCATGACCGGCTGGGGCCAGGACGGCCCGATGGCGCAGCGCGCCGGCCACGACATGAACTACATCAGCCTCACCGGCGTGCTGCACGCGATCGGCCGGCCGGGCGAGCGTCCGGTGCCCCCGCTCAACCTGGTCGGCGATTTCGGCGGCGGTTCGATGTTCCTCGTCTTCGGCATCCTCGCCGCGATGCACGAGGCCACCGTCTCCGGCCGGGGGCAGGTGGTGGACGCGGCGATGATCGACGGATCCACACTGCTGGCGCAGATGATGTGGTCGTGGCGCGGCCGCGGAATGTGGAGCGACGAACGCGGCGCGAACCTGCTCGACGGCGGCGCCCCGTTCTACGACACCTACGAGTGCGCCGACGGCGGCTACTTCGCCGTCGGCGCCATCGAGCCGCAGTTCTTCGCCCGGCTGCTCGACGGCCTCGGGATCGATCCCGATTCGGTGCCCCCGCAGCAGGACCGCAAGCGCTGGCCGGAGCTGCGCGCGACACTCGTCGACGCCTTCGCCACGAAGACCCGCGACGAGTGGGCCGCGGTGTTCGACGGCACCGACGCCTGCGCAACGCCCGTCCTCAGCTTCGGCGAGGCCGCCGGCGATCCGCACGTCGCCGCCCGCGGGATCCTCGCCGACCTCGACGGCGTCGTCCAGCCGATGCCCGCCCCCCGCTTCTCGCGCACGCCCGCACCCGTCCCGTCCGCGCCGCCGCGCGAGTACACCGACATCGACACCGTGTGGGCCTGA
- a CDS encoding MFS transporter: MIRLGARGNLFLATFVSMIDFWVWNDLGPLSSRYSESMSLSSSQSAIMVAMPVLVGSLGRIPAGALTDKYGGRRMLLVVTIASIIPILLVGYFGSSGNYVALLASALLLGVAGTVFAVGIPFVSAWYPPERKGFATGVFGAGMVGTAVAAFFTPRFDNWFGGMQTHIILAVVLAVTAVIVFLGASDAPQWKPQTDPFLPKMWATMKLPVTWNMCVLYGLVFGGFVAFASYLPTYIATIDVYDFDPIQAGSRTAAFAVAAVVARPIGGMISDRVPPKNVVLVSVAGTAVFAALVNMQPKPEWQAGLVFGGLAFFLGIGTGGVFAWLSQLAPANKVGSVTGMVSAAGGLGGYFPPLIMGATFDEAGNNYHLGLTLLVITAVIILVYTAMLVPAADPTRRVSRPGAKPKEGAST, translated from the coding sequence ATGATTCGGTTGGGCGCACGCGGCAATCTGTTTCTGGCCACGTTCGTGTCGATGATCGATTTCTGGGTCTGGAACGACCTCGGTCCGCTGTCCTCGCGGTATTCCGAGTCGATGTCGCTGTCGTCCTCGCAGAGCGCGATCATGGTCGCGATGCCGGTGCTGGTCGGCTCGCTCGGGCGGATCCCGGCGGGCGCACTCACCGACAAGTACGGCGGCCGCAGAATGCTCCTCGTCGTGACGATCGCTTCGATCATCCCGATCCTGCTCGTCGGCTACTTCGGGTCGTCCGGCAACTACGTCGCGCTGCTGGCGTCCGCGCTGCTGCTGGGCGTGGCGGGCACGGTGTTCGCCGTCGGCATCCCGTTCGTCAGCGCGTGGTACCCGCCGGAGCGCAAGGGGTTCGCCACGGGCGTGTTCGGCGCGGGCATGGTGGGCACCGCGGTGGCGGCGTTCTTCACCCCCCGGTTCGACAACTGGTTCGGCGGCATGCAGACGCACATCATCCTGGCCGTCGTCCTGGCCGTCACCGCGGTGATCGTGTTCCTCGGCGCCTCGGACGCGCCGCAGTGGAAGCCGCAGACCGACCCGTTCCTGCCCAAGATGTGGGCGACGATGAAGCTGCCCGTCACGTGGAACATGTGCGTGCTCTACGGGCTGGTCTTCGGCGGCTTCGTCGCCTTCGCCAGCTACCTGCCCACCTACATCGCCACGATCGACGTGTACGACTTCGATCCCATCCAGGCGGGCAGCCGCACCGCGGCGTTCGCGGTCGCGGCGGTGGTCGCCCGGCCCATCGGCGGCATGATCTCCGACCGCGTCCCGCCGAAGAACGTCGTACTCGTGTCGGTCGCCGGCACCGCGGTGTTCGCGGCGCTGGTCAACATGCAGCCCAAGCCGGAATGGCAGGCGGGGCTGGTGTTCGGCGGGCTGGCGTTCTTCCTCGGCATCGGAACCGGCGGCGTGTTCGCATGGCTCTCGCAGCTCGCCCCCGCGAACAAGGTCGGCAGCGTCACGGGCATGGTCAGCGCCGCCGGCGGGCTGGGCGGCTACTTCCCGCCGCTGATCATGGGCGCCACCTTCGACGAAGCCGGCAACAACTACCACCTCGGTCTGACTCTGCTGGTGATCACGGCGGTGATCATCCTCGTGTACACGGCCATGCTCGTGCCGGCGGCCGACCCGACACGGCGCGTGAGCAGACCCGGCGCCAAACCGAAGGAGGGCGCGTCGACATGA